A genomic segment from Sphingopyxis sp. DBS4 encodes:
- a CDS encoding O-antigen ligase: MQGWIAILFLLFVFLTGGGSRSDIASLPILRGVSVLFACWAITGMTRDDWRRILAPLAILLVLTTWIAIQLIPLAPSIWHALPGRETIVMIDRLLGQPELWRPISLTPSDTWNSLLAMTVPLAALLVAARLGAEDMARVMQALVIIAVASSLLGLLQIVSGSGSAAFLYRITNYNSMVGLFANRNHHAVFQACAVVFAAALLRDELMRRQQNPMIQLGLAAAAILCVTMTMLIGSRAGLVAGGVAFLIGYAMILSAWRGRPVATPRRRVVSGSASFGTQWLVYTPPVLIAALLATILFLAGRTTSLSRLADNRAAEDLRVLAWPTVWQMTETYWGVGAGFGSFPDVYKIFEVDALLQPAYFNHAHNDWMEALITGGLPFALIVAAGLIWFGRAAAWAGFTRLVKGHRGDYRLPVLAVAGLLAAASLVDYPLRTPSLQAMVIMLLVLFVCPAPATARRE, from the coding sequence ATGCAAGGCTGGATAGCCATTCTGTTTTTGCTGTTCGTGTTCTTGACCGGCGGCGGATCGCGGAGCGACATCGCGTCACTGCCGATCCTGCGCGGCGTATCGGTGCTGTTCGCCTGCTGGGCGATTACAGGTATGACGCGCGACGACTGGCGCCGCATCCTCGCACCGCTCGCGATTCTGCTTGTCCTGACCACGTGGATCGCCATTCAGCTCATTCCGCTCGCTCCCTCGATCTGGCACGCGCTGCCCGGCCGCGAAACGATCGTCATGATCGATCGGCTGCTTGGACAGCCGGAGCTCTGGCGGCCGATTTCACTGACGCCCTCGGATACGTGGAACAGCCTCCTCGCGATGACGGTGCCGCTTGCGGCGCTGCTGGTCGCCGCCCGTCTAGGCGCTGAAGACATGGCGCGGGTGATGCAAGCGCTGGTCATCATCGCCGTCGCGAGCAGTCTGCTCGGACTGCTGCAGATCGTCTCTGGAAGTGGAAGCGCTGCTTTCTTATACAGAATTACAAACTACAATTCGATGGTCGGTCTGTTCGCCAACCGTAATCACCACGCTGTCTTTCAGGCCTGTGCGGTTGTTTTCGCGGCGGCGCTCCTCCGCGACGAACTGATGCGGCGGCAGCAGAATCCGATGATCCAGCTTGGCTTAGCCGCTGCTGCGATCCTGTGCGTGACGATGACCATGCTGATCGGCTCGCGTGCCGGGCTGGTTGCCGGCGGTGTGGCGTTCTTGATCGGTTATGCGATGATCCTGTCGGCATGGCGCGGTCGGCCCGTTGCTACGCCGCGTCGCAGAGTTGTGTCCGGCAGTGCGTCTTTTGGAACGCAATGGCTGGTCTACACGCCGCCGGTGTTGATTGCCGCGCTTCTGGCGACGATTCTATTCTTGGCCGGTCGCACGACGTCGCTTAGCCGGCTCGCCGACAACCGGGCCGCGGAGGATCTTCGTGTTCTTGCCTGGCCTACCGTCTGGCAGATGACCGAAACATATTGGGGTGTGGGCGCAGGATTCGGATCGTTTCCGGATGTTTACAAAATATTTGAAGTCGATGCCCTGTTACAGCCCGCCTATTTCAACCACGCCCATAATGATTGGATGGAAGCGCTAATTACCGGCGGCTTGCCATTCGCACTGATCGTTGCGGCAGGGCTGATATGGTTCGGCCGCGCGGCCGCCTGGGCGGGCTTCACGCGGCTGGTCAAAGGGCATCGCGGCGACTATCGCCTGCCAGTGCTGGCGGTGGCGGGTCTTCTGGCGGCGGCCAGCCTCGTCGACTATCCGCTGCGGACGCCCTCACTGCAGGCGATGGTGATCATGCTGCTGGTACTTTTCGTATGTCCCGCGCCCGCCACGGCCCGGCGGGAATAG
- a CDS encoding metallophosphoesterase produces the protein MIRADHAARGSADMTLILLGDLVDRGPSSAEVVERAMRLHDEFPDVRLLIGNHEECFLAALTGDVRRVRYFMRIGGDATIRSYWRDDQDFEKASFEEVAERLPALVPPDHVAFLGGGEDMVEIGDYAFVHAGVRPGVPLEKQALSDLRWIRDEFLDDLGDHGKVIVHGHSITAAPDEQANRIGIDVGAFRSGVLAGIGLEGSRRWFLFARESEARANAA, from the coding sequence CTGATCCGTGCCGATCATGCCGCGCGTGGGTCGGCCGACATGACCCTGATTCTGCTGGGCGATCTGGTTGACCGTGGCCCGTCGTCTGCTGAGGTGGTGGAGCGCGCGATGCGGCTTCATGACGAGTTTCCCGACGTCCGGCTGCTGATTGGCAATCACGAGGAATGTTTTCTCGCGGCGCTGACTGGCGATGTGCGCCGCGTCCGCTATTTCATGCGGATCGGCGGCGACGCCACGATCCGCAGCTATTGGCGCGACGATCAGGATTTCGAAAAGGCGAGTTTCGAGGAAGTGGCCGAGCGGCTGCCCGCATTGGTGCCGCCGGATCATGTCGCGTTCCTCGGCGGCGGCGAGGATATGGTCGAAATCGGCGACTATGCTTTCGTCCACGCAGGGGTGCGCCCCGGCGTTCCGCTCGAAAAGCAGGCGCTTTCCGATCTGCGCTGGATCCGCGACGAATTTCTCGACGATCTCGGCGATCATGGCAAGGTCATCGTCCATGGTCACAGCATCACCGCTGCGCCCGACGAGCAAGCCAATCGCATCGGCATCGACGTCGGCGCGTTCCGCAGCGGTGTCCTTGCCGGAATCGGACTCGAAGGGAGCCGGCGCTGGTTTCTCTTCGCACGCGAAAGCGAGGCGAGGGCGAATGCGGCCTGA